The genomic segment GTCGAAGTGGATGAATTAACGCGCAATCCGATAACACTTGCAGGAGGGGATTCATATCGTAAAGGTTTTCCGGTCAATTCGCTTTTCTCATTCCGTTTTGCAGGTCTTGACGATATGGGAATGGCACAATGGTATAATACTGCCGGTGTAGCCACGAAGACCACATTGGGCCCTGACGAGGCTGATGCCATTGTATTTTCTGGAAGCAGCGATCCAGTAACAACGATTGGCTTTAATAATGATTTTTCCTATAAAGGCTTTACAATGAGTATCTTTACTATGTATTACGGGGGGCACTATTTTAGAGCGAGACCGGTGCCAGTTGCCTATCAGTCTGCCGGCTATGGCGCTTTGCCCTCGTATTTACTCGATAGCTGGACACCGGAAAACACGGACACAGATATACCCGGAAGTGGACAGTATTACCAGATCGCACCGTCGAATCAATATTATTATTCAGACAATCTGGTGCGACGGGCTGATTTTCTTAAAATACGCAATATTGCCTTAGGGTATCTTTTACCAACGGAGCTGGCAGCCCGGATAAGAGCAAAGAATATCAGACTTCGCTTCCAGCTGAATAATCCAAGATCACTATGGACCCGGCAAAATGATGTCCATATCGATGCAGAGACCGGTGGAGCACCAGTTCAGACATCTTTTGTATTTGGCATTAACGCTAATTTTTAAACTACAGTAAGAAATCCTGATCAGAATTATAAAAATTAAAGAGATGAAAATAAGATTTACACCATATTTTATGGCGCTTTTCGTTCTCCTGTTTGGCCTACATGGCTGTGCAAAATATACAGACTTCGTGCCAAAAGGACAGAATCTGCTGAATCGCGCCGATGACCTTGACCAGCTGATGAATGTCAACTACTCCGGCAGTGCATTTAATTTTAACAGACTCTCCTTGATTGTCAACGACATGTATCTTCTGGCATACAATGTCCCCAATGTCATTTCTTCCAACGTTCTGACAATGGACAAGGTTTTGTTGACTTACGATGAGTCTGCAGATAGAGCAGCGTTGACTCCGACAGATTCAAGGTATGACGGGCTATACAAGAATATAGCTATGGTAGCAAATATTGTGCTGGCCAATGCCGATCAGGCGAGCGGCGACAGAAAGCTTCTGGACCAGCTCAAAGCCGAGGCTTATGCCCTCAGATCGTACATGCATTTTCTGTTGGTTAATATGTATGCCAAAGCATATGATCCAGCCAGCGCTGCTACCGACGGTGGAATACCTTACGTGACCGATATCAATTTTGAGCAGATAAATCCCAAGCTGACAGTTCAGGAGGTCTATGATAAGATGCTTGCTGATGTGGATGCGGCTATTGCTTCACAGGCACTTCCTGACAGGCCTAAAAACAGTATGAGGTTTGGAAAAGCATTTGCATATGCTTTAAAAGCAAAGATTCTGATGTCCATAAGGAATTACTCTGGAGCGCTCGATGCGGTAAACAGCGCTCTGGCAATCAATAACACATTAGAAGACCATCGATATCTTCTGTCGGAACCCGTCAGAGCCAATCGTGTTCTGAGCAGAAAAGGCCTGACGGCCCAGGACAATCTGTTCTATGCCTTTTCCAATACTTTTGACCCAAGTTTGCTGACACCCACCTACGAAATATTGAGCGATTATTATGAGCCCGGCAACATTATTAAGGATTATACCAATGTTTATAATTACCAACTTGGGGCACTTTATGTTGGACTACCTGATATTCCTGCATGGATTGCCATTAGTTATGAAGGAAATAGTGGTGGTATGACGGTTTCTGATCTAGTGATGATGAAAGCCGAGTGTTTAATCCGCTCGGACAAGGTTTCCGCCGGCATGGAAGAAATTGAAAAGATCCGAATCCGCCGAATTGCACCGGAAGTATATAAGCCCCTTGTGGCCAAGGATGTTCCCACAGCGATGGCCCATCTAAAGAAAGTATCCCGGATCGAATTTCTGTTTACCTGGCGCAACTTTGTCAATATTAAGCGATGGAACACCGAGCCCGCCTATGCAGAAACGACCAAGAGGACCATCAATGGAAAGACTTATGTTCTAAAAGCCAGTTCTCCATTATGGATACTGCCTTTTCCCCAGAGTGCGACCCAGTTTAATACAACGCTTACACAGAACTATTAACAATACAATAAAATCAAAATGAAGAAGAATCTTATAATAAACGGTTTTTTGATGATAATAATATCATTATTTACCCTTGGCAGTTATACTCATGCGCAGACGCCCGAAAAGTTGGATGTGGGCGACCCTGCGCCAGCAATCAGCTACTCCAAATGGTTGAAGGGTAAAGAGTTTAAAGCATTTGATCCCAATCATATTTATGTGATGGAATTTTGGGCGACATGGTGTGGCCCATGTAAAGGGGCAATGCCGCACCTCACTACGCTTCAAAAGCAGTATGATGGTAAAATAACTTTTGTTGGTGTCAATGTCTGGGAGAAAGTCGGGAAAGACCAATCTTATGAAACGGCTGTGCCTGCAGTAGAGAAGTTTGTCAAAGGCAATGATACAAATATGGGCTACACGGTATTTGTGGATGACAAGGATCAGTCGATGGCTACCAAATGGCTGAGGGCAGCAGGCCAGAACGGAATTCCAGCGAGTTTTGTGGTTAGGAACAGCCGCATTATCTGGATAGGACATCCCAGCGAGCTGGATTCTATTATTCCGAAAGTGCTGGACGGTTCGTACGATATGAATAAGTTTAAAGAAAAGGCCGATAAGGCTGCTCAGAAAACTCGTGAGCAGAACGAAGCTATGATGGCAATTTTTAATCCAATAAAGGACGCATTGGCTGCCAAAGACCATAAAAAAGCATTTGAGCTGATGGACAAAGCAGTTGCTCAAAAACCGGACTTTAAAATTCCAATGGATCTTCTAAAGTTTACAACATTATTGAACGACGTTGATGAAAAGCAGGCTATTGCATTTGCTGCCGAATTTCAAAAGCAGTATAAAACGGCTCCTTCTATAATTTTGGGTGAAGTGTCTAAAAGTGAAAAGCTTTCGGGGGAGACCTATCTCTGGGCTGCAGAGAATTTTGGAAGTACGGCCGAGGTGACCAATCCACTGATTTTTGATGCGCTAGCTACCTGTTATAGCAGAGCAGGTCAATATGCAAAGGCAGTTGACAATCAATCTAAAGCCTTAGAAATTGCTGAAAAAGCACTTAAAAATGGAGAGATGGTTGGTACAATAATGGACTATACAGTAGAGGAGTATAAAAAAAAATTAACGGATTATAGGAGTAAAATGTAAGTGTTTGCTTTTTAGTTTTTTGTTCTTTCCAAGGACGTTTGGAACAGAAGGGGCTGTCAAAAGGATAGCCTCTTTTTTGTTTTTGACCAATACATAATTTAAAAAATATTTCCTATCTTTAGGTGTATGGACCTCTGCCGATTAAAGTTATGGTCCCGATCAGTAGGTAAGCCAACTGACAAGCTTCCCCGGCCGATTAGGGGAGGCTTTTTTGTTTCTAGTCTATGGAGCCGACTTTTCGGTATCTGTCTCGTCCTGAAAAAACTTTACAGTGGGGGACAGGGTTGTTCCCCGAGCTCAGGCTATCGAGTGTATAGCTATCGCCATACCCAGATCTGTAGATACAGAGGCCGAGACCCATTTCAAAATGCCAGCGATTTGATTAACTTTTTTACGAATTGACCAATACATATTTAAAAATATTTTCTTACCATTATGTGAAGTACCGGATCTTCGGGGGGCAATTCACTTTTGGATATGGCCGTGAACATCAACCTTAAAACGGTAGACAGTTACATACGACGTTTTAATGGACCTGACCTAGAGATCGGTGAGCTTCTGTCGATGGAAGATGCTAAGCTTTACGATCTTTTTACAGAAGAAGACCAAACTAACCGGCTGGGTTTACGTTTAGATGAGTTGCGGCAGTATTGTTTAAAAATCAAAGAAAAATACAGCTTCGTACGTTTGCCTCTTGACCTTTTAGATCCTTTTATCGTTATTAGATCTAAAATATCTGTATAGCCGGTTAGCAAGTCACTTTCCCCCTATGTTAGATTTCGTTGAGAGAAACTACAATTATGATATACCTAATTAATCAATAATAACGTCAACTTATATATTTGAGAGAGAGAACAAATCAAGAATAAAAAATCCGGTATCTTATAATGATTAATACGATTTTCGATTTTTTTCTCCTCTTTATAGATATAAAAGTAGTAAACCGATAGAAGAATGCATAAGACAACTATTTTTAAAATATTCATAAGAATAGTGTCGCTTTTTACTATTAGGGATAGGATCGCTACCGAATATATTATCGCTCTTCTTTGAAGTACTGTTAAGGTCATTCTGATTTGATTGGAAACTAATATAAGAATTAAATTTAATTAAATAGCTATTTAGGAGGTAATCCTTCTCCAGGATATGTACTACCTGAACCTTCATTGTTATTGCCTGAGGAGGAGTAATTCCACCAAGGATTGTATCCTGGATTTGAACGTATGTAACCGCCCTCCGCAAAATAATTTGTGTACCAATTATTATAAACTTTTTCTAGAGCATTATAACCAATGGAACCAGCTGTTGCTGGAAGACCTAGCGATCCCTTAATAAGATCATATCCCGCGCCAACCCATGTCGCAAAACTCTTCCCCGAATCCACAATAGCTTCAAACAACATATTAGTGTCTGCTAAGTAGTTTACTCTACCAATATTATCGACATAGTATGTTCTGCCATTCGAATCTATTTTAATTTCTGGGGCGGGGCCTGCACCGGAACTATTACCTCCTAATATTGCATGATTTTCTTTTTCCGTCAAAAGACATAGTTCTTTTTGAAGCTGCTCAAACGTAATTTTAAATTACTTTTTCATTTTTAATATTTAATATATAGTAAAAATAAAACTATAATGTTAAGGTGTTATAATTCATATGTTAATTTGTTGTTAATTATACAGTAGCTTGGTGGTTATATTTGAAGATTATTTAATAATCGTCGAAAAAGATCAATATAGCGAAATATGCATATTTTCGGATTATAGTTTAACTTAGGACACTCATAGAAGGCAGTTATCTATGGCAGTGTTTGTTATTGAGTTAATGACGAGCTATGTAACTACTTTAATTTTCAATAGTTTATTCCGCAAAGATTTTCCATTACATAGGTCTTCAAGTTTAAATGATGATAGTCATTACTTCCCTGCAAGATGGGCAAAATTTTTATCAGCCAAGTATCCAGTCGATGAATTTTAGCTTTGTTATTAAAGAATTGCTTTTTATATCCAAAATAAATAGCCAAATGAACCGAAAACTCTTTAATATCAAATTCAATATTAGCCTTCTCCAATTTATTCTCTAAAATATGAGCAGAGTGCAACCTGAATTTCCTCTCTTTAAATTCTTTCAATGGATCAATAAAAATTGATGTAAGAAGTTCACGTGTATTGATTCCTTTCAATCTCTCTAGGATGTCGAAAGAAAGTTTTAATTCATCGATCCTGCTGTCAAATGATTTTAGCTTCACTTTTTTTAAACTGGATATTTTAAAAAGTAAATTCGAAATTTCGTGGATAGGTTGAAAATACGATAAAACTTTACAGTCTATAGTGTTTTAAGAAAACTGTGTTCTCTGCACATATTCAAACTATGCATTTTAAACCTGTATAAAATACTGATTCATAGTGTATTCAAATAATCGCCATGATTCTGCCATTATTGGCGATGCACAATGAATACTTCCAGTATCTTTTTAAAAAGCTATGGTAAGATGGGTAAGCCGGTATCATCATCCAGTTTGATTATTTACCAAAATAGGCATATGACTTTAATAAATTAAGACTCAAAATCGATCAGAAGCCTGTTGCCTAAAATGATGGTAACCACATCATTTCTTCCCAACCTTAAAAAGCAGTCCGCAAGCTACCGCAATAGCGGAATAAATCAACACAAACATTAGATTCAACGTTTTTGATAATTGATAGTATGTCAGGCAGATTCCAATAACTGTTAGTGATATTAAGATAGGCTTTATCCATTTTATATGGATCTTATAATGATTCAATACAAAAAATACCAAGATATAAGCAAACAGCGTTGGTAGGGAAAGAATAATACCACCGATCAATATAAAAGGAAAACGCCAAAGGTCCTTAAATATTACATTGTTTTCAAAACCTCCAAATATCGGGAGTAGGAGAGCAGCTAGTAGTATTGTACTTCCCCAGTGCAAAAAAATATATGACCATCTCATCCGGATTATTGTTTATTGATGATAAAAGCTGCTTCTCAAACGATTCTATATTGAGACCTAAAACCTTTACTTTTTCGGTAAGGTAATATTGATCGGTAGGGAGTAATCTATCCGCCTAGGCTCACCGTCAAATATGACAACTTTCCAGTTTTTAGAGGCTTTAAGCTTTTTTATCACTTCTTCGTCAACTCCAAAGCCCATGCTATCTTTGACTTGAACATCTCTGACGGTACCGTCGGTCTCTACAGTAAACCTATAAACACCCTTTAATATTTTCTTGCCTGTTTCCTTGCGCGTCGGTAGTTTCAATCCCTTAGTTAAGGTGTCGGTGATCGAGCGGTTGTCGACTTGACTGAAGGCGGCTGTCGCTGTGAGCAAGAGGACAGTTGCAGCGAGAATCTTGAATGTATCTAACTTTTTCATTTTTTAAGTATAATAATATGAGAGCGGAAGGCATAATGGTTACCCATCTTTCCAGTTTTTGCGGCGAGATCGCCAAAATAAATGTCTGTGGCCCATTTTTTATTGGTGTTGAAACGCTTGTTTCAATTCATCAGTCGTCGGCTGATGAATTGAATTCATCTTGTAGTCAGAACTTTGTAATTGGTCAGTCAGCGATTGACCAATTTGAATTCCTTTTAAGTTACTTTCGATCAGAGCATCTTTTACAGCAGATATTAGATGGGGGTATGCAATATAAAATTGTCGGAAAGTCTATTCCATTTACTCACTATTCATCACGTCACGAAGACCCTAGGCAGTAGGATTATTGTCGTCCCTAGGTTTAACAGCTTTTGCGATAACTTTTAGAATATCATTTTGCTCACGGAGCGCTGCGGTGTGATCGCGTTTGGCAGCAAGATATCTATCAAGTAGTTTAGATAGTACGAGGTAAAGTCCATAGAGACAGATTGCTATAAATCCTCCGTATATGAGATACATCAATAATCCAAATGAGAACATAATTTATAGTTTGTTGGTTAATGTATTATTTTCCTTTATAATATTAAGCTATATCAGTCAGTTTAACTATCTTCCCGTCCGCAGAAAACTCAAACACGGATGTGCCTTTTAAGGTTATCTCATCGCCTTTTTTCAAGCCATTCGGAAAGTCCATTGCGGCAACCGCCCAGTAGTTAATAGAGATCTCTGAAGAGTCAATATTGTGAGTCAATGTCTCGATAGACTGTTTTCTTTCGCTGAAATAGGAGAGAGCCTCGATAGCTTGTTTTTTAAACTCTTCAATTCCTTGCAATTCCATTGTTTTTTCGCCATTCATTAGGTTTAGGAAAACGATCTGGTCATCAAAATCTACTGTCATTTTTCCTACGTCCATACTATTATAAGCCTCAACATATCTGAAAATCTTGTTAGTCCTGTCATTTAGGATGGCTGGTTCCATAATTTTATTCCACTTCTAAATTTGGTAGAGATCAACTACTCTTTAATACTGTTTAATTTGTTTCTTTTATCTATGCTAAGTTTCTGTGCCAATACTCCTGTCACACATACTGCAGTAGATATTAAAAAATTTTTTGAACTGATTTCTCCTATAGAAAATAGAACTATTGAAGTAATTTCTATTACAGCAAATGCTGCGATAATAATATAAGAAAATTTATTCATAACGTTAGGTTTTAAGAACACGAATCAATTAACGAAGCCGTTGCAAGCCCTTTTCCAACTAAAGAAACAATGAGGCCTGCACCTCCTGTTACAAATGCAAATCCAGCCGTTACAACTACAGCTCCCGTTAATGCAAGCCCACAGCTATAAGTCAGCTGTCTACCCCTCAAGAGACGCTATTTCATCAAAATTTAATGTTTCCATTTTCTTAGTTTAAGTTTGAAATAATTAATTATTGAGTTTAAATTAGTGATTGTTTAGTAAAAAAGCAAGAATATTTTTATAAAATACAAATAATCGACCTCAAACATTAAAAATGCAATGTTTGAATCACTAACGTTTAAAATAAAACTTAGGTTACAAAAAAATGCCATTC from the Sphingobacterium thalpophilum genome contains:
- a CDS encoding nuclear transport factor 2 family protein, whose translation is MEPAILNDRTNKIFRYVEAYNSMDVGKMTVDFDDQIVFLNLMNGEKTMELQGIEEFKKQAIEALSYFSERKQSIETLTHNIDSSEISINYWAVAAMDFPNGLKKGDEITLKGTSVFEFSADGKIVKLTDIA
- a CDS encoding energy transducer TonB — encoded protein: MKKLDTFKILAATVLLLTATAAFSQVDNRSITDTLTKGLKLPTRKETGKKILKGVYRFTVETDGTVRDVQVKDSMGFGVDEEVIKKLKASKNWKVVIFDGEPRRIDYSLPINITLPKK
- a CDS encoding thioredoxin domain-containing protein — translated: MIIISLFTLGSYTHAQTPEKLDVGDPAPAISYSKWLKGKEFKAFDPNHIYVMEFWATWCGPCKGAMPHLTTLQKQYDGKITFVGVNVWEKVGKDQSYETAVPAVEKFVKGNDTNMGYTVFVDDKDQSMATKWLRAAGQNGIPASFVVRNSRIIWIGHPSELDSIIPKVLDGSYDMNKFKEKADKAAQKTREQNEAMMAIFNPIKDALAAKDHKKAFELMDKAVAQKPDFKIPMDLLKFTTLLNDVDEKQAIAFAAEFQKQYKTAPSIILGEVSKSEKLSGETYLWAAENFGSTAEVTNPLIFDALATCYSRAGQYAKAVDNQSKALEIAEKALKNGEMVGTIMDYTVEEYKKKLTDYRSKM
- a CDS encoding RagB/SusD family nutrient uptake outer membrane protein, with amino-acid sequence MKIRFTPYFMALFVLLFGLHGCAKYTDFVPKGQNLLNRADDLDQLMNVNYSGSAFNFNRLSLIVNDMYLLAYNVPNVISSNVLTMDKVLLTYDESADRAALTPTDSRYDGLYKNIAMVANIVLANADQASGDRKLLDQLKAEAYALRSYMHFLLVNMYAKAYDPASAATDGGIPYVTDINFEQINPKLTVQEVYDKMLADVDAAIASQALPDRPKNSMRFGKAFAYALKAKILMSIRNYSGALDAVNSALAINNTLEDHRYLLSEPVRANRVLSRKGLTAQDNLFYAFSNTFDPSLLTPTYEILSDYYEPGNIIKDYTNVYNYQLGALYVGLPDIPAWIAISYEGNSGGMTVSDLVMMKAECLIRSDKVSAGMEEIEKIRIRRIAPEVYKPLVAKDVPTAMAHLKKVSRIEFLFTWRNFVNIKRWNTEPAYAETTKRTINGKTYVLKASSPLWILPFPQSATQFNTTLTQNY